One region of Channa argus isolate prfri chromosome 20, Channa argus male v1.0, whole genome shotgun sequence genomic DNA includes:
- the LOC137106041 gene encoding phenylethanolamine N-methyltransferase → MAEKRAENGVAAMAACYQRFDPAAYLQYNYTPPRADFDRKDSIVPWKLACLHRAFTEGDVNGELLVDIGSGPTLYQVLSGCEVFNQVLLTDFLEVNRQELRRWVRDEGSCNLDWTPYLQYVCKLEGRRPSAWTEKAVKLRKVIKDILPIDVHRPQPMAPGAVPSAGADCLVSCFCLESVSPDLPAFTRALGHIGKLLRPGGHLLLIGALGESYYLGGPGVKIPVVPLNEAQVCSSLKETGYTLIRLEVYTLPQDMRVGVDDVTGVFFVKAKKD, encoded by the exons ATGGCTGAAAAGAGAGCAGAGAATGGAGTTGCAGCCATGGCTGCTTGCTACCAGAGATTTGATCCTGCAGCGTATCTACAATATAACTACACTCCACCACGGGCTGATTTTGATAGAAAGGACAGCATTGTGCCTTGGAAACTTGCATGCCTCCATAGAGCTTTCACTGAAG GAGATGTGAATGGAGAGTTGCTGGTAGACATAGGATCGGGTCCCACGCTGTACCAGGTTTTGAGTGGCTGTGAAGTTTTCAACCAGGTGCTCCTCACAGACTTTCTGGAGGTCAACCGACAGGAGCTGAGGCGATGGGTCAGGGACGAGGGAAGCTGCAACCTGGACTGGACACCATACCTGCAGTATGTGTGCAAGCTGGAGGGACGACG ACCTTCAGCATGGACAGAGAAAGCTGTAAAGCTACGTAAGGTCATCAAGGACATCCTACCCATTGATGTGCACCGCCCACAACCTATGGCCCCTGGTGCCGTTCCTTCAGCAGGGGCAGACTGCCTGGTGTCCTGCTTCTGCCTGGAGAGTGTCAGCCCAGACCTGCCCGCATTCACCAGGGCCTTGGGCCACATTGGGAAGCTCCTGCGGCCTGGTGGCCACCTCCTGTTAATCGGAGCCCTGGGTGAGAGTTATTATCTTGGGGGACCTGGGGTGAAGATCCCTGTTGTCCCACTGAACGAGGCGCAGGTCTGTTCTAGTTTGAAGGAGACTGGCTACACCCTGATCAGGCTGGAGGTTTACACACTGCCTCAAGACATGAGGGTGGGGGTTGACGATGTGACTGGGGTGTTTTTTGTAAAGGCAAAAAAGGactaa